A DNA window from Vigna angularis cultivar LongXiaoDou No.4 chromosome 1, ASM1680809v1, whole genome shotgun sequence contains the following coding sequences:
- the LOC128194944 gene encoding uncharacterized protein LOC128194944, which yields MENQVEVQEGIEADIQQLKGQISRILEALNALQIPGDPSAQRLQQEVPEAQTFPSHRLPPNYTPPLGVDLGHLGTQKAEDNAVEVEDEPGATTFTIPGQIIRPDIESMMMKKQPKTKSPSCVITPGDFKDDKSRLEVLEKRLRAIEGEGSFEFEDAKKLCLVHDVVIPPRFRMPEFEKYRGNTCPRGHITMYCRKMAAYVHDEKLLIHFFQESLTGMALTWYMRLESTHIYSWKDLVNAFLKQYEYNKYLTPDRLQLQNVVKKESESFREYAQRWREIAAQVEPPLSDKEMTIIFLNTLQTPFYEHMIGSISLSFTDIVVIGERVESGIRSGKIALGPELVASLNGYGLRHEKGKKRRANSHFTAYPQMSHSYGSSRATERRNYNRDERVANFTPIPMTYTELLPDLLHRNLMKICPTRPIRPPYPKNYDVNARCDYHAGACGHSTEACKALKHKVQFLIDSGCLKFEEM from the coding sequence atggagaaccaagtaGAAGTTCAAGAGGGAATAGAAGCCGATATCCAACAGCTGAAAGGACAAATCAGTCGAATCTTAGAAGCCCTGAATGCCTTACAAATCCCCGGAGATCCATCCGCACAAAGACTACAACAAGAAGTTCCGGAAGCACAAACTTTCCCTTCCCATCGTCTTCCCCCGAATTATACTCCACCTTTAGGAGTAGACTTGGGCCATCTTGGCACTCAAAAGGCCGAAGATAATgcagttgaagtagaagacgaGCCTGGGGCCACCACTTTCACAATTCCTGGGCAGATTATCCGACCAGATATTGAAAGCATGATGATGAAAAAACAACCTAAGACGAAGTCTCCATCTTGTGTCATTACACCAGGAGATTTTAAAGATGATAAGAGCAGATTAGAAGTCCTTGAGAAGAGGTTGAGAGCCATAGAGGGtgaaggaagttttgaatttgaagatgCTAAAAAACTGTGTTTAGTTCATGATGTGGTGATACCTCCAAGGTTCAGGATGCCAGAATTTGAGAAATATCGGGGAAATACTTGCCCGAGGGGCCATATAACTATGTACTGCAGGAAAATGGCAGCTTATGTCCACGATGAAAAACTCTTGATTCATTTCTTCCAAGAAAGTTTAACTGGCATGGCTCTAACTTGGTACATGCGTTTGGAATCGACTCACATCTACTCATGGAAAGATCTGGTTAACGCATTTCTAAAGCagtatgaatataataaatatctaaCACCTGACAGATTACAACTGCAAAACGTAGTGAAGAAAGAGTCTGAATCATTCAGAGAATATGCCCAAAGGTGGAGAGAAATTGCTGCTCAAGTAGAACCGCCTCTGAGCGACAAGGAGATGACTATCATATTTTTGAATACTCTGCAAACCCCATTTTATGAACACATGATAGGCAGCATTTCCTTAAGTTTTACTGACATAGTAGTAATTGGAGAGAGGGTTGAGAGTGGCATAAGAAGTGGAAAAATTGCACTAGGCCCAGAGCTAGTAGCCAGTCTAAACGGGTATGGTCTTAGACATGAGAAAGGTAAGAAGCGAAGAGCTAATTCCCATTTTACTGCCTATCCTCAAATGTCACATTCCTATGGGTCTAGTCGAGCCACTGAACGAAGAAATTACAATCGTGATGAGAGGGTCGCCAATTTCACTCCTATCCCCATGACCTATACGGAGTTACTACCAGATCTTCTCCATAGAAACCTCATGAAGATTTGTCCAACTAGGCCTATACGACCTCCGTACCCAAAGAACTATGACGTAAATGCCAGGTGTGATTATCATGCAGGAGCGTGTGGACATTCAACTGAGGCATGCAAGGCTCTAAAGCATAAAGTGCAATTTTTGATCGATTcaggatgtttaaagtttgaagaaatgtAA
- the LOC108322821 gene encoding uncharacterized protein LOC108322821 — MAPTSPHRSPPRVDQPDSNQMLNAVLQALQQQNATLIQQNTFALQNLEAARVSAENARMSSENTQRELMEFMTNARTPPSVSSVAILAQEWSLESFLQHRPARFTGKCKPDEADHWFGDIERIFEAKGCPDEKKLAYTQYLLTGEAGHWWNNMKMILERSGTPITWELFKTKFYTEYFLDSVRFAKEVEFLELVQGNRSVSEYANRFQHLLRFNTMAVDEEWQCRKFENGLRKDIKLLVKGLRIREFPTLVEMSRDLEKTKSESEGQQNQPTRNGGPPGSRGGISIKKTPYARPSFSSGSKGPSYQPTVQSGPAGPSGTVKCFKCGGPHYRSDCPLRKRAVKCFKCGKEGHFADECTSAIGSGSQAPRTGLPPPREGGRTPTTGRVYALVGSEAVSSGNILICDCLFLGVLCVVFFDLGATHSFMVKARVEKFGMSVEELDVDLLVSTPTSGLIGTSLCVSVIRLS, encoded by the coding sequence ATGGCACCTACGTCTCCTCATCGTTCTCCTCCGCGAGTCGATCAACCTGACTCTAATCAGATGCTGAATGCGGTGCTCCAAGCGTTGCAACAACAGAATGCTACGTTGATTCAACAGAATACCTTTGCATTGCAAAATCTTGAAGCCGCAAGGGTATCGGCAGAGAATGCGAGAATGTCTTCCGAAAACACTCAGAGGGAGTTGATGGAATTTATGACTAATGCTAGGACTCCTCCAAGTGTTTCTTCCGTTGCTATTCTTGCGCAagagtggagtttggagagtttcCTGCAACATCGCCCAGCGAGATTCACTGGCAAGTGCAAGCCTGATGAAGCTGATCACTGGTTTGGAGACATAGAGAGGATATTCGAAGCCAAGGGGTGTCCTGATGAAAAGAAGTTAGCCTATACTCAATATCTGCTTACCGGGGAAGCTGGCCATTGGTGGAATAACATGAAGATGATCCTTGAAAGGAGTGGGACTCCTATTACTTGGGAGTTGTTTAAGACCAAATTTTACACTGAGTACTTCCTAGACAGTGTGAGATTTGCAAAGGAAGTGGAATTCCTAGAGCTGGTGCAAGGTAACAGATCGGTGTCGGAATATGCAAACCGCTTCCAACATTTGCTTCGTTTCAACACTATGGCAGTAGATGAAGAGTGGCAGTGCAGAAAATTTGAGAATGGCTTGAGGAAGGATATCAAGTTGCTGGTAAAAGGGTTACGCATCAGAGAGTTCCCTACATTGGTGGAGATGTCTCGTGATCTAGAGAAGACAAAGAGTGAATCTGAGGGACAGCAGAATCAACCTACTAGGAATGGGGGACCACCTGGATCTCGTGGTGGAATTAGCATTAAGAAGACGCCTTACGCTAGACCATCCTTCTCTTCTGGGTCTAAGGGTCCATCCTATCAACCAACTGTGCAGTCAGGACCAGCTGGACCATCTGGTACTGTTAAATGCTTTAAATGTGGAGGACCTCATTATCGAAGCGACTGCCCTCTTAGAAAAAGAGCAGTGAAGTGTTTCAAGTGCGGAAAAGAGGGACACTTTGCTGATGAGTGTACTTCTGCAATAGGATCAGGGTCTCAAGCACCGAGGACTGGTTTGCCTCCACCCAGGGAAGGTGGCAGAACTCCGACGACGGGCAGAGTGTACGCCTTGGTGGGATCAGAAGCAGTCAGCTCAGGTAACATCCTCATCTGTGATTGTTTATTTCTTGGTGTgctttgtgttgtgttttttgATTtgggggcaacacactccttcatgGTGAAGGCACGTGTTGAAAAGTTTGGTATGTCTGTAGAAGAGTTAGACGTTGATCTGTTGGTGTCTACACCAACATCAGGATTAATTGGGACGTCTTTGTGTGTGTCCGTTATCCGATTGTCGTAG